A region of the Methylobacterium nodulans ORS 2060 genome:
CGGCGGATCCGGCCGCGTCCCTCGACCTCGCGGCGGGATTCGCCGTCATCATGGGCGACGTGCCCCGGGGAGCAGGTGCCGAGGAGGCGGCGGGGGCGATCCGCCTCGTCACGCTGATCGGCGAGGTGATCCGCCGCGACCGCCTCAAACCGGACGGGCTCGACCTCGACGGGCCGCTCGCCCCAGGCTTCGCCGCGAGCCTGGGCCCGGTCGCGGTGACGCCCGACGAGCTCGGCGAGGCGTGGCGGGATGGCATGGTCCAGCGGCCGCTCTGTGTGACCCGCAACGGCGCGCTCCTCGGCCGCCTCGATCCGGGGGCGGATCTCGGTGCGGACTTCATCGCCCTGATCGTGGAGGCGGCGCGCCGGCACGCGCTCGGAGCCGGCACGCTCATCAGCGCTGGACCGGTGTCGAACCGCGGCATCGACGGGGGCCCCGGCCGCCCGGTCGCCGAGGGCGGCGCGGGCCATGCCTGCCTGGCCGAAGCGCGGGCTACCGAGATCCTCGCCTCGGGCTGGGCCCACCTGCCGTATCTCACGCCCGGCGACCGCCTGCGCATCGAGGTGAAGGACCGCGCCGGCCACGCGGTCTTCGGCGCCCTCGAGCACGACGTGGCCGGCTGACGCCGCGCCGGCATGCCGGGGGGCCGGCGCGCGAAAATCTGTCCGGACGGAGAGCCGGTGCCGGGAAACCGGTGCCGGAGACAAGGTGTCCACTTCTTCCGGACAGACTCTATCTGTCAGGACCGGCCCTCCCGGACGAGCCCGCGATGCCAGATCCCAACCCCCTCCCCGACCTCGCCGAGGATCTCCCGGACCTGCCCCTGCGGCCGGCGATTCATCTCGACCATTGCGTCATCCATGTCTCGGACTGGGACCGCTCGACGGCCTTCTACCGCGACGTCCTCGGCGCCGAGCCGATCCCGATCGGCAAGGGGTTCGCCTACCGGTTCGGCGGCGTTCAGCTCAACGTCCATGGGCCGGGTCAGATCGGCGCGCCGCGGGCCCGCATCCCGGTGATGCCGGGCGGCAGCGATCTCTGCTTCCGCTGGTCCGGCCCGATCGAGGAGGCGATCGCGCATCTCGGCCGGCACGGCGTCGCGGTCGAGCTCGGGCCGGTGCGCCGCAGCGGCGCGGCCGGCCCCGGGATCAGCGTCTACTTCCGCGATCCTGACGGATCGCTGATGGAATTCATCACCTACCCGACGCCGTGATCCGGCGCAGCCGCTCGCAGCCTTAGGCCCTGGCGAGCGCCGGCCGCCGGCTGCCCGCAAGCGCGTCGCACCTGCCTATGACATGCCGTTTTGGATCCAGGGCTGGTTGATGGGGGAGCGCCGGCGCTCGGGGGTGAGCGCGTTCCAAGCATCGCAGCGGGCATTGAGGCTGCGCGCGTCTCATCCTCCCCCAGTCTCCAGCGGAGCGAAGCCCCCGCCCCCGAAACCGCGAGAGACCCTTCATCCGCTCGGCGGTATCAGTTCACCACCGGCTGCGCCGACCCTGACGGATGAAACCGCGGCTGGAAACCGTGGCTGAATGAGCGCTCCCCTCTGGGGCAGCCCTACCGGCCCTCATGCTGAGGTGCAGGCGATCGCAGATCGCCTGCACCTCAGCATGAGGAGCGGGGCGGCCTCCACGCATGAAGTTCCTATTCAGCCCTCGCCGCGGAGGATCCGGGCCGTGTAGTCGGCCACGTCGATCACGCCTTCTTCGCGCGCCCGGATCGCATCGGCCTCCGGCAGCACGTCCTGCACCATATCGAGGCGCTTCCAGAGCGCGAGCGGCGT
Encoded here:
- a CDS encoding fumarylacetoacetate hydrolase family protein, which codes for MKLASLAHGRDGRLVVVSRDLTRATDAFIVVPTLQQALDDWPRYAPALEALAEQLEHGSVPSFRFHEHDCAAPLPRAFARLHAAAWPGHRSLLRQAEGAEAPTDADALLRQAVSDGFLGPRDPIPADPAASLDLAAGFAVIMGDVPRGAGAEEAAGAIRLVTLIGEVIRRDRLKPDGLDLDGPLAPGFAASLGPVAVTPDELGEAWRDGMVQRPLCVTRNGALLGRLDPGADLGADFIALIVEAARRHALGAGTLISAGPVSNRGIDGGPGRPVAEGGAGHACLAEARATEILASGWAHLPYLTPGDRLRIEVKDRAGHAVFGALEHDVAG
- a CDS encoding VOC family protein; protein product: MPDPNPLPDLAEDLPDLPLRPAIHLDHCVIHVSDWDRSTAFYRDVLGAEPIPIGKGFAYRFGGVQLNVHGPGQIGAPRARIPVMPGGSDLCFRWSGPIEEAIAHLGRHGVAVELGPVRRSGAAGPGISVYFRDPDGSLMEFITYPTP